The following proteins are co-located in the Methylocystis sp. ATCC 49242 genome:
- a CDS encoding strawberry notch-like NTP hydrolase domain-containing protein, which yields MSQNFAAVRSKATQAEFSFATDDKPHALMMAAQALVNLLAKGQPINVVGLRAAMERAFDASDAEGAWRWKDAHEALEAAQVLFLRRYGPAMIARANKEPARALAMLSKIGALLPSETRRLEESHALQQFSTPLEFAYVASLAAGLGAGDIVLEPSAGTGMIAIHAELAGAKLVLNEWAETRADLLKLLFSGAPLSRFDGAQLHDRLDADFVPSVVLMNPPFSSSPLIEGRHAAATFEHIRASLARLRTGGRLVAITGETFAPTSNSWRTSFERLQEQGRLVFTASLARGFFARHGTSVESRLTVFDKTPAENPKQFPSGFGPIAGLPELLALVQREVPPRAPFAADGPVYGETSVLGGVGATVDSFAPIATSHRAAPLLAFTEPPRPAPRNAAPVHARHPASPVEIVELAYELRQWKVPEVGVLSAGLYEPYAVQSIAIHGAKPHPTTLVQSAAMASVAPPKPTYRPHLPKNVIESGLLSDAQLESVISAGEAHSGHLAGSFLVDDSFDTVSVAPDDAEKAVRFRRGYYLGDGTGAGKGRQVAGVVLDNWLKGRRKALWISKSDKLLEDAQRDWAALGQEKLQIVPQSRFKQGAPIRLSEGILFTTYSTLRSDERQGRDGALKASRLTQIVDWLGADFDGVIVFDEAHALAKAVGDKGERGEKTASQQGRAGLRLQNALPDARVLYVSATGATTVANLAYAMRLGLWSSTDMPFATRQDFVSAMEAGGIAAMEVLARDLKALGLYASRALSYAGVEVEMLVHQLSPEQIRIYDAYAGAFEIIHNNLTAALEAANITGEGGRAYNRNAKSAARSAFESNKQRFFNHLITAMKVPSLIASIERHLEAGHAAVIQIVSTSEALMERRLAEIPTSEWGDLSCDITPREYVLDYLAHSFPIQLFEVYSDENGDLHSRPVVDEQANPVQSREAMERRNRLIEHLAALPAVQGALDQIVQRFGIEMVAEVTGRSRRIVRKTNADGSDRLCVESRPASSNLGETQAFMDDEKRILVFSDAGGTGRSYHADRTAKNQRLRVHYLLEPGWKADNAIQGLGRTNRTNQAQPPLFRPVATDVKGEKRFLSTIARRLDTLGAITRGQRQTGGQGLFRPEDNLESPYGRTALRRLYQLVYAGKVEGCSLTRFMEATGLDLTDQDGSLKEELPPISTFLNRILALPIALQNLLFEVFEGLMEAQVEAAIQAGVFDVGVETLVAESLVVTNRQTIAVHGKSGAETQLLTILRKDKTRITTLGEALDYATASQKSRLMINDQSGRAAVKLSATALMQDDGSVQPRVRLLRPAHADVVTVEALERSHWRDASSEEFRRAWEIEVASLPELTESTFHIVTGLLLPVWNRLPDEAARVYRLQTDEGERIIGRLVSPASAAVLLEATGAGAPVLAPAAALAAVMEDGAGLVLAEGLVLKRSLVMNRHRLELSGFNDTIVDRLKAQGLVSEIIAWKLRLFVPLGDDVANIVEKLLALYPLLRVAPATRVNS from the coding sequence ATGAGCCAGAACTTCGCCGCTGTCCGCAGTAAAGCAACCCAAGCCGAATTTTCATTCGCAACCGACGACAAGCCACACGCGCTGATGATGGCGGCGCAAGCGCTGGTCAATCTGCTCGCCAAGGGCCAGCCGATCAATGTCGTCGGCCTGCGCGCGGCGATGGAAAGAGCGTTTGACGCGAGCGACGCGGAGGGAGCGTGGCGTTGGAAGGATGCTCACGAGGCGTTGGAGGCGGCGCAGGTCCTGTTCCTGCGCCGCTATGGCCCTGCGATGATTGCGCGCGCGAACAAGGAACCCGCGCGGGCCCTGGCGATGCTCTCGAAGATCGGAGCGCTGCTGCCGAGCGAGACGCGGCGCTTGGAAGAAAGCCACGCGCTTCAGCAGTTCTCGACGCCGCTGGAATTCGCCTATGTCGCGAGCCTCGCGGCGGGGCTGGGCGCCGGCGACATCGTGCTCGAACCCTCCGCCGGCACGGGGATGATCGCGATCCACGCCGAGCTTGCCGGCGCGAAACTCGTCCTTAATGAATGGGCCGAGACCAGGGCCGATCTCCTGAAGCTGCTATTTTCCGGAGCGCCGCTCAGCCGTTTTGATGGCGCGCAGCTGCACGATCGGCTCGACGCCGATTTCGTTCCGAGCGTCGTGCTGATGAATCCGCCCTTCTCCTCATCGCCGCTGATCGAGGGGCGGCACGCCGCCGCGACCTTCGAGCATATTCGTGCGAGCCTCGCGAGGCTTCGAACTGGCGGCCGGCTTGTCGCGATCACCGGCGAGACCTTTGCGCCGACCTCGAATAGCTGGCGCACAAGCTTCGAGCGCTTGCAGGAACAAGGGCGGCTTGTCTTCACCGCCTCGCTCGCGCGCGGATTTTTCGCACGACATGGGACGAGCGTCGAAAGCAGGCTGACAGTTTTCGACAAGACGCCGGCTGAAAACCCAAAACAATTTCCCAGCGGATTCGGTCCGATCGCCGGCCTTCCCGAGCTGCTCGCGCTCGTGCAGCGGGAAGTTCCGCCGCGCGCGCCCTTCGCCGCGGACGGGCCGGTCTATGGCGAGACATCGGTCCTCGGCGGCGTCGGCGCGACCGTCGATTCGTTCGCGCCGATCGCTACATCTCACCGCGCGGCCCCGCTTCTAGCGTTCACGGAGCCGCCGCGCCCCGCCCCGCGCAACGCGGCTCCGGTCCATGCCCGGCACCCCGCTTCGCCGGTCGAGATCGTCGAGCTCGCCTATGAGCTTCGCCAATGGAAAGTGCCCGAGGTCGGCGTGCTCAGCGCCGGGCTCTACGAGCCCTACGCCGTGCAGTCGATCGCAATTCATGGCGCGAAGCCCCATCCGACGACCCTCGTGCAATCCGCCGCCATGGCGTCGGTCGCGCCGCCAAAGCCGACCTACCGGCCGCATCTCCCGAAAAACGTCATCGAGTCGGGGCTGCTTTCCGACGCGCAGCTCGAGAGCGTCATCTCCGCCGGCGAAGCCCATTCCGGCCATCTTGCCGGCTCCTTTCTCGTCGATGACAGCTTCGATACTGTCTCCGTCGCGCCCGACGACGCGGAGAAAGCGGTCCGTTTCCGCCGCGGCTATTATCTCGGCGACGGCACCGGTGCCGGCAAAGGCCGCCAGGTGGCGGGCGTCGTTCTCGACAATTGGCTGAAAGGCCGCCGCAAGGCGCTCTGGATCTCCAAATCCGACAAGCTGCTCGAAGACGCGCAGCGCGACTGGGCGGCGCTTGGCCAGGAGAAGCTGCAGATCGTGCCGCAGTCGCGCTTCAAGCAGGGCGCACCGATCCGGCTGTCGGAGGGCATTCTGTTCACGACCTATTCGACTCTGCGCTCGGACGAACGCCAGGGCCGCGACGGCGCGTTGAAGGCTTCGCGCCTGACGCAAATCGTCGACTGGCTGGGAGCGGATTTTGATGGCGTGATCGTTTTCGACGAGGCGCACGCCCTCGCCAAGGCGGTCGGCGACAAGGGCGAGCGTGGCGAGAAGACCGCCTCGCAGCAGGGCCGTGCCGGCCTGCGGTTGCAAAACGCCCTGCCCGACGCCCGGGTCCTTTATGTCTCGGCGACCGGGGCGACGACCGTCGCCAATCTCGCGTACGCCATGCGATTGGGGCTCTGGAGTTCGACGGACATGCCGTTCGCGACGAGGCAGGATTTCGTCTCGGCGATGGAGGCCGGCGGCATCGCCGCCATGGAGGTGCTGGCGCGCGATCTGAAAGCGCTGGGCCTCTATGCCTCGCGCGCCCTCTCCTACGCCGGAGTCGAAGTCGAGATGCTGGTGCACCAGCTCTCGCCGGAGCAGATTCGTATCTATGACGCCTACGCCGGCGCCTTCGAGATCATTCACAACAATCTGACCGCAGCGCTGGAAGCCGCGAACATCACTGGTGAGGGCGGCAGGGCCTACAACCGCAACGCCAAAAGCGCCGCGCGCTCGGCCTTCGAGTCCAACAAACAGCGCTTCTTCAATCACCTGATCACGGCGATGAAGGTCCCGAGCCTGATCGCCTCGATCGAACGGCATTTGGAAGCCGGCCACGCCGCCGTCATTCAGATCGTCTCGACCAGCGAAGCGCTGATGGAGCGCCGCCTGGCCGAAATACCCACTTCGGAATGGGGTGATCTTTCCTGCGACATCACCCCGCGCGAATATGTTCTCGACTATCTCGCCCATTCCTTCCCGATCCAGCTCTTTGAAGTCTATTCCGACGAGAACGGCGATCTGCACTCTCGGCCCGTGGTCGACGAGCAGGCCAATCCGGTCCAGTCGCGCGAGGCCATGGAGCGCCGTAATCGGCTGATCGAGCATCTCGCCGCCCTTCCCGCCGTGCAGGGCGCGCTCGACCAGATCGTGCAGCGCTTCGGGATCGAGATGGTCGCCGAGGTCACCGGTCGCTCGCGAAGGATCGTCCGCAAGACCAACGCCGACGGCTCGGATCGGCTTTGCGTCGAGAGCCGTCCGGCCTCCTCCAATCTTGGCGAGACGCAGGCCTTCATGGATGATGAGAAGCGCATCCTCGTCTTTTCCGACGCCGGCGGCACGGGGCGCTCCTATCACGCCGATCGCACCGCCAAAAACCAGCGGCTGCGCGTCCATTACCTGCTGGAGCCCGGCTGGAAGGCTGACAACGCCATCCAGGGCCTTGGGCGCACCAACCGTACCAATCAGGCGCAGCCGCCCTTGTTCCGTCCCGTCGCGACCGACGTGAAGGGCGAGAAGCGGTTTCTCTCAACGATCGCCCGCCGACTCGACACGCTCGGCGCGATCACCCGCGGCCAGCGCCAGACCGGCGGTCAGGGCCTGTTCCGGCCCGAGGACAATCTCGAATCGCCGTACGGCCGCACGGCGCTGCGCCGGCTCTATCAGCTGGTCTATGCCGGCAAGGTCGAAGGCTGTTCGCTGACGCGCTTTATGGAAGCGACGGGCCTCGATCTCACCGACCAGGACGGCAGCCTCAAGGAGGAGCTGCCGCCGATCTCGACCTTCCTCAACCGCATCCTCGCTCTGCCGATCGCGCTGCAGAACCTCCTCTTCGAGGTGTTCGAGGGGCTGATGGAAGCGCAGGTCGAGGCGGCGATCCAGGCCGGCGTCTTTGACGTCGGCGTCGAGACGCTGGTGGCCGAAAGCCTTGTTGTCACGAACCGCCAAACGATTGCCGTGCATGGCAAGAGCGGGGCGGAGACGCAGCTTCTGACTATCCTGCGCAAGGACAAGACGCGGATCACGACGCTGGGCGAGGCGCTCGACTATGCGACCGCCTCGCAAAAATCGCGATTGATGATCAACGACCAGTCGGGCCGCGCCGCCGTCAAATTGTCCGCGACGGCGCTGATGCAGGACGACGGCTCGGTTCAGCCGCGGGTTCGTCTGCTGCGTCCGGCCCATGCCGATGTGGTCACCGTCGAGGCCTTGGAGCGCTCGCATTGGCGCGACGCGAGCTCGGAGGAATTCCGGCGGGCGTGGGAGATAGAGGTCGCATCCCTTCCGGAACTGACCGAGAGCACGTTCCACATCGTGACCGGCCTCCTGCTCCCGGTCTGGAACCGGCTCCCCGACGAAGCGGCGCGGGTCTATCGGTTGCAGACCGACGAGGGCGAACGGATCATCGGCCGGCTCGTCTCGCCGGCGAGCGCCGCCGTCCTACTCGAAGCGACGGGCGCCGGGGCCCCTGTCCTTGCGCCAGCAGCGGCCCTTGCCGCGGTGATGGAGGACGGCGCGGGGCTCGTGCTCGCTGAGGGGCTGGTCCTCAAGCGCTCGCTCGTGATGAACCGGCATCGGCTCGAACTCTCGGGCTTTAACGACACGATAGTTGATCGATTGAAGGCGCAGGGCCTTGTTTCCGAAATCATCGCCTGGAAGCTGCGGCTCTTCGTGCCGCTCGGCGACGACGTTGCAAATATCGTCGAGAAGCTCCTGGCGCTCTATCCCCTGCTCCGCGTCGCGCCTGCGACCCGCGTGAATTCTTGA
- a CDS encoding DUF2493 domain-containing protein, with protein sequence MNDEFASQSFETIVPEHNASASSHLLDELVSHGYRPLDDEPDSRPLPSSDAASVALESALEALSSLFLDTRLEADLADLLWSFVNLFHRKAQRIDRELDDNETAQRRSQTEQDGSEIRSVELERLIAQGLTLTERRNAFEFFRDHLAELYATETGSSWRPRSGSQVNHRALTAAMIDSRDFLNAKKLAETQVLLPPGPRIAFAGGADCNDHQRIWDTLDKVHAKHPGMVLIHGAGPKGAERIAVCWADNRKVRQVAFKPEWTRHKNAAPFKRNDAMLEALPIGVIIFPGSGIVENLADKARKMGIPVWRFAKEGA encoded by the coding sequence ATGAACGATGAATTCGCCTCTCAGTCCTTCGAGACCATTGTTCCCGAACATAATGCTTCAGCTTCTTCGCACCTTCTGGACGAACTGGTTTCGCACGGCTATCGCCCCCTGGACGACGAACCGGATTCGCGCCCCCTGCCCTCTTCTGACGCCGCGTCCGTTGCACTCGAGTCCGCCCTCGAAGCTCTGTCGAGCCTCTTTCTCGACACCCGTCTCGAAGCCGATCTTGCCGATCTCCTGTGGTCCTTCGTCAATCTCTTTCATCGCAAGGCGCAGCGCATCGACCGCGAACTCGACGACAACGAAACCGCGCAGCGCCGTTCGCAGACCGAACAGGATGGCTCAGAAATCCGCTCAGTCGAACTTGAGCGGCTAATCGCGCAAGGGCTCACACTCACCGAACGACGCAACGCCTTCGAATTCTTTCGCGACCATCTCGCAGAGCTCTACGCGACTGAGACCGGTTCCTCTTGGCGCCCGCGCTCGGGATCGCAGGTCAATCACCGCGCCCTGACGGCGGCGATGATCGACAGCCGGGATTTCCTGAACGCCAAAAAGCTCGCCGAGACACAGGTGCTTTTGCCCCCCGGTCCTCGCATCGCGTTTGCCGGCGGCGCGGACTGCAACGATCATCAACGGATCTGGGATACGCTCGATAAGGTGCACGCGAAGCACCCGGGCATGGTCCTAATCCACGGAGCCGGGCCGAAGGGCGCGGAGCGGATCGCCGTCTGTTGGGCGGATAACCGTAAGGTTCGTCAGGTCGCCTTCAAACCGGAGTGGACACGCCACAAAAACGCAGCGCCGTTCAAGCGCAACGACGCGATGCTCGAGGCGCTGCCCATCGGGGTCATCATCTTTCCGGGGTCGGGGATCGTCGAGAACCTCGCCGACAAGGCCCGCAAGATGGGGATCCCGGTGTGGCGGTTTGCGAAGGAGGGCGCATGA
- a CDS encoding ParB/RepB/Spo0J family partition protein has product MSKITLAVASDITLDKLVASDANVRRIKAGVSVEDLAEDIARRGLLQSLSVSPLVDNDGGETGKYGVIAGGRRLAALKFLVKQKRLAKNAPVPCIVKSDGVQEEDSLAENTMREALHPLDQFRAFKNLHDQGLSIDDIAARFFVGAQVVRQRLKLAAASPKLLDLYVDEELSLEQLMAFCVTDDHERQEEVWAALSRSYDTGPYAIRRQLTQGAVRASDKRALFVGSETYESAGGVVLRDLFNRDDGGWLQDAALLDRLSREKLERTAEEIRAEGWKWSETAIDFPYGHTNGLRRLPGTQAPLTDEEQVRYAAAVAEYNRLSEEHESADDLPEEVDRRMAELEAEIARVDDRPAIYDGAGIARAGVFVSIDYDGRLKVERGFVRPEDEARKEGGVPAVEGEPRSGAPLSAGDPAMGAGTETDPASCALAEEEVETSPKLSGLMIAELSAHRTVAMRLSLASNPQAAFLAATHALVLNAFYSATSHSCLDLSERSVMLGSHAPGIGDSLAARTLLESFGNWQMRLPADAGDLWSWLLAQDETIRAELFALCIALSVNALNMPWERRTGALRHADHLAEHLALDMRGFWSASVESFLGKVTKAHILAAVREAKGDETAEMIAHLKKADMAAEAERLLQGTGWLPDGLRSSRLDEPAPIEEASASESDASIAKGDELPAFLDETTVGPDYPAAAE; this is encoded by the coding sequence ATGTCGAAGATCACACTGGCAGTTGCAAGCGATATCACGCTGGATAAGCTGGTCGCGTCGGACGCGAATGTCCGACGGATCAAGGCGGGGGTGAGCGTCGAGGATTTGGCCGAGGATATCGCCCGGCGTGGGCTGCTGCAGTCGCTGAGCGTGAGCCCGCTCGTCGATAACGACGGCGGCGAGACCGGGAAATATGGCGTGATTGCCGGCGGCCGACGGCTCGCCGCTCTCAAATTTCTCGTCAAGCAGAAGCGTCTCGCGAAGAACGCGCCGGTTCCCTGCATCGTGAAGTCGGATGGCGTCCAAGAGGAAGACTCGCTCGCCGAGAACACGATGCGCGAGGCGTTGCATCCGCTCGATCAATTCCGAGCCTTCAAGAACCTGCATGACCAAGGCCTGAGCATCGACGACATCGCGGCGCGGTTTTTTGTTGGCGCACAGGTCGTGCGTCAGCGCCTGAAGCTCGCCGCAGCGAGCCCTAAACTGCTCGATCTCTATGTTGACGAGGAATTGTCGCTCGAGCAGCTCATGGCCTTTTGCGTCACGGATGATCACGAAAGGCAGGAGGAAGTCTGGGCGGCCTTGTCGCGCTCCTATGACACGGGACCTTATGCGATCCGCCGCCAGCTGACGCAGGGCGCGGTTCGGGCCTCCGACAAGCGCGCGCTGTTCGTCGGGAGCGAGACCTATGAGAGCGCGGGCGGCGTCGTGCTTCGCGACCTCTTCAACCGCGACGACGGCGGATGGCTGCAGGATGCCGCGCTGCTCGATCGTCTCTCGCGCGAGAAGCTCGAGCGCACCGCCGAGGAAATCCGCGCGGAAGGTTGGAAGTGGTCGGAGACGGCGATCGACTTCCCCTACGGCCACACCAATGGCTTGCGGCGACTGCCGGGAACCCAAGCGCCGCTCACCGACGAAGAGCAAGTCCGCTACGCCGCCGCTGTCGCCGAGTATAATCGTCTCTCGGAGGAGCATGAAAGCGCAGACGATTTGCCGGAAGAGGTCGATCGGCGCATGGCCGAACTCGAGGCGGAGATCGCAAGGGTCGATGACCGTCCCGCGATCTATGATGGCGCCGGGATCGCCCGCGCCGGCGTTTTCGTCAGTATCGACTACGACGGTCGCCTAAAGGTCGAGCGCGGATTTGTCCGTCCTGAGGATGAAGCGCGCAAGGAGGGTGGCGTTCCAGCCGTAGAGGGGGAGCCCCGGTCCGGCGCTCCATTGAGCGCCGGCGACCCGGCGATGGGCGCCGGCACGGAGACGGATCCCGCCTCGTGCGCCCTCGCGGAAGAAGAGGTCGAGACCTCGCCAAAACTGTCTGGTCTCATGATCGCCGAGCTTTCGGCCCATCGCACCGTGGCGATGCGGTTGAGCCTTGCCAGCAATCCCCAGGCCGCGTTCCTCGCCGCGACGCATGCGCTGGTGCTGAACGCTTTCTACAGCGCGACTTCCCACTCCTGTCTCGATCTCTCCGAGCGCAGCGTTATGCTCGGCTCTCACGCCCCTGGCATCGGCGACAGCCTCGCGGCGCGAACGCTGCTCGAATCCTTCGGGAACTGGCAGATGCGCCTGCCTGCCGATGCGGGCGATCTCTGGTCCTGGCTGCTCGCTCAGGACGAGACCATCCGCGCCGAACTCTTCGCGCTGTGCATCGCCCTCAGCGTCAATGCGCTGAACATGCCCTGGGAGAGACGAACCGGCGCGCTCCGGCACGCGGACCATCTCGCCGAGCATCTCGCGCTCGATATGCGCGGCTTTTGGAGCGCCAGCGTAGAGAGCTTTCTCGGCAAGGTCACGAAGGCGCACATCCTCGCGGCGGTGCGGGAGGCGAAGGGCGACGAGACGGCGGAGATGATCGCTCACCTGAAGAAGGCGGACATGGCCGCTGAGGCCGAGCGCCTCTTGCAAGGAACGGGATGGCTACCGGACGGCTTGCGCTCATCTCGCCTCGATGAGCCCGCTCCAATTGAGGAAGCGAGCGCTTCAGAGAGCGATGCTTCGATCGCGAAGGGCGACGAGCTGCCGGCGTTTCTCGACGAGACAACCGTAGGCCCAGATTATCCCGCCGCTGCAGAATAG
- a CDS encoding toprim domain-containing protein, giving the protein MESPTRTLSSGLAEHVEDVCRHYLSNGRRCGNYWIVGDVNNHVGRSLYVRLKGPLSGKGARGKWADGATGEYGDLLDLIRAREGLASFRDTLAEARRFLGAPRVRTPERRDPHSSERDTVALAREIWAASHPIDGTPAEAYLRARKIAADLHDAPLRYHSALLYRDPKSAPRKLPALVAAVTDNSGEIRGIHRTFLDLARNVKANVASPRRSLGAILGNGVRFGVIDDFAIIGEGIETVLSLNSSFPDIPMVAALSAAHLAAWRPPSNLRRLVIAADNDEPGRSAAQRLSAQMREHLIDATTIIPLGADFNGELRKTSRESMHDRVTRLIWG; this is encoded by the coding sequence ATGGAAAGCCCAACTCGGACTCTGTCCAGCGGCCTCGCCGAGCATGTCGAGGACGTCTGCAGGCATTATCTCTCGAACGGTCGTCGGTGCGGCAATTACTGGATCGTCGGCGACGTGAACAACCACGTCGGCCGAAGCCTCTATGTGCGGCTCAAGGGCCCTCTCTCTGGTAAGGGAGCGCGGGGCAAATGGGCTGATGGCGCGACAGGCGAATATGGCGACCTTCTTGATCTCATCCGCGCGCGAGAGGGGCTCGCGTCCTTTCGCGATACGCTCGCCGAGGCGCGGCGCTTTTTGGGGGCGCCGCGCGTAAGAACTCCAGAGCGACGAGATCCCCATTCGAGCGAGCGCGACACCGTTGCGCTCGCTCGAGAGATTTGGGCGGCGTCGCACCCGATCGACGGCACGCCAGCGGAGGCCTATCTCCGCGCGCGGAAAATCGCCGCCGATCTTCATGACGCGCCGCTGCGCTATCACTCGGCGCTGCTTTATCGCGATCCCAAATCTGCACCCAGAAAATTGCCGGCGCTCGTCGCCGCCGTCACCGACAACAGCGGCGAGATCAGGGGCATTCATCGAACCTTTCTCGATCTGGCGCGTAACGTCAAGGCGAACGTCGCTTCGCCGCGACGTTCGCTCGGCGCCATACTCGGCAACGGCGTGCGTTTCGGTGTCATCGATGACTTCGCCATCATCGGCGAAGGAATTGAAACGGTCCTCTCGCTCAACAGCTCTTTTCCCGACATTCCGATGGTCGCGGCGCTTTCCGCCGCGCATCTTGCCGCTTGGCGTCCGCCATCGAATTTACGACGGCTTGTCATTGCCGCCGACAATGACGAGCCAGGTCGAAGCGCTGCGCAGAGACTGTCTGCGCAAATGAGAGAGCATCTCATCGACGCGACAACGATCATTCCGCTCGGCGCTGACTTCAACGGCGAGCTGCGTAAGACCTCGCGCGAAAGCATGCACGACCGGGTTACACGGCTGATTTGGGGCTGA
- a CDS encoding potassium channel family protein yields MSIAALSERISRALSGCDPLLFLVCYLALLPLFAGLYLLCAPNGFYAPYSQREPLANVDRDQMLSDLTAAMRRDAKKHEILEVEGKPCRFAAEIASVEDHEGDMRDRIPFDVILPCVVSVNDKDVVWMFRANIMMYADGANTLGETLIHHRVAYMLDTTQSDDRQIFTAKALNILFDRGVGDYAKMFRGPQILLTAEEQRRFEDYVRGARGNPLKISGSFGRMLYLSAVVQTTLGLGDILPMTAMARFLVASQAVAGIVVAGLFLNAIAYRASAP; encoded by the coding sequence ATGTCGATAGCGGCGCTGTCAGAACGGATTTCTCGTGCTCTTTCGGGGTGCGATCCACTGTTGTTCCTGGTTTGCTATTTGGCGCTGTTGCCGCTGTTTGCGGGCCTCTACTTGCTGTGCGCGCCGAACGGTTTCTATGCCCCATATTCACAACGAGAGCCGCTTGCAAATGTCGATCGGGACCAAATGCTTTCTGACCTGACTGCGGCCATGAGGCGCGACGCCAAGAAACACGAGATTTTGGAAGTCGAGGGGAAGCCGTGTCGGTTTGCAGCGGAAATTGCATCCGTTGAGGATCACGAAGGCGACATGCGGGATCGAATCCCGTTTGATGTTATATTGCCGTGCGTTGTGTCTGTGAACGACAAGGACGTAGTCTGGATGTTCAGAGCGAATATTATGATGTATGCGGACGGGGCAAATACGTTGGGTGAAACCCTCATCCATCATCGTGTTGCTTACATGCTGGACACGACGCAATCTGATGACCGTCAAATTTTTACGGCGAAGGCTTTGAATATTTTGTTTGATCGTGGAGTTGGTGATTATGCGAAGATGTTTCGCGGGCCGCAAATTTTGCTGACAGCCGAGGAACAACGCCGCTTTGAGGATTATGTGCGCGGTGCGCGCGGGAATCCTCTGAAAATCAGCGGCTCATTCGGGCGTATGTTGTATTTGAGCGCGGTCGTGCAAACGACGCTTGGGCTCGGCGACATTCTGCCTATGACCGCCATGGCGCGCTTTCTTGTCGCTTCACAGGCGGTCGCCGGAATCGTCGTAGCCGGACTATTTCTCAACGCTATCGCGTATCGGGCCTCGGCTCCCTAG
- a CDS encoding GIY-YIG nuclease family protein, with protein sequence MGKDTDRRAPRNPDYVNFPPFETEDLRANLTKFLDVPFDDGAGQTPKVGHYKWGVYAFFDYDSEPIYVGQTNEMLRTRIRRHLTNQRTDAVAMSVLDPFEVLEIEVWPLPQFQDTSRADVGARQHLDALERLITQRAIDQSEFKAILNEKDPPLGSLVVDAPPSLRGRIVSDRVYEIRSHPDFRIARRALIISRLAQVISERKVQGGLRRVLQTQALRLQWLASRRYDALGGASSVGHGGDEDS encoded by the coding sequence GTGGGTAAAGACACCGATCGCCGGGCGCCACGCAATCCGGACTATGTGAATTTTCCTCCGTTTGAAACGGAGGACTTGAGGGCAAATCTAACTAAATTTCTCGATGTTCCTTTTGACGACGGGGCGGGACAAACGCCAAAGGTCGGACACTACAAATGGGGTGTCTACGCATTCTTCGATTATGACAGTGAACCCATTTATGTTGGGCAGACCAATGAGATGTTGCGCACCCGGATCCGCCGTCATCTGACGAACCAGCGCACTGACGCTGTTGCGATGTCCGTACTCGATCCTTTTGAGGTTCTCGAAATCGAGGTGTGGCCCTTGCCGCAATTTCAAGACACGAGCCGCGCCGACGTCGGCGCCCGGCAGCATCTCGACGCCCTCGAGCGGCTGATCACTCAACGCGCGATAGATCAGTCTGAATTCAAAGCCATCTTGAACGAGAAGGATCCCCCTCTTGGTTCACTCGTCGTTGACGCCCCGCCATCACTTCGGGGGAGGATCGTTTCAGACCGCGTATATGAAATCAGATCTCATCCTGACTTCAGAATCGCACGGCGAGCGCTCATTATTTCACGTCTCGCGCAGGTGATCTCTGAAAGGAAGGTGCAAGGAGGTTTGCGGCGCGTGTTGCAGACCCAGGCTTTGCGCCTCCAATGGCTTGCATCCAGGCGGTATGACGCTCTTGGCGGGGCGTCGTCCGTCGGACACGGGGGCGACGAAGACTCTTGA